Proteins encoded together in one Lysinibacillus sp. FSL K6-0232 window:
- a CDS encoding cysteine protease StiP family protein: MISTLQPDQMGSYAQEDVVFLLRDIGHRLLELENDRREQLIQSGTHYSEMLPVEVQPSATYMNLFYKALDAYAARIALAVGVVAEQIVQSRGLENLVLVSLARAGTPIGILIKRYIEKRYQVQIPHYSISILRGRGFDTVAIRYILAKHPLGYLQFIDGWTGKGAITNELQQSCKKFNALYNTQLNADLAVLADPGHCASIYGTREDFLIPSACLNSTVSGLVSRTVLNLQFMDKDDFHGAKYYKELEAVDVSNLYIERIVACFEAVQENITLPPPLPITWEGMQSVERIQQDFDIENIHFIKPGVGETTRVLLRRIPWKILINPQHTVELEHILLLAQEKNVAIEEYTNMSYACCGLIKEL; the protein is encoded by the coding sequence ATGATATCAACTTTACAGCCAGATCAAATGGGCAGCTATGCACAAGAGGATGTTGTTTTTTTATTGCGTGATATTGGTCATCGACTACTTGAGCTAGAGAATGATCGACGAGAGCAACTTATTCAATCAGGCACACATTATTCTGAAATGCTACCAGTGGAAGTGCAGCCATCAGCCACATATATGAATCTTTTTTACAAAGCGCTAGATGCTTATGCAGCAAGAATAGCGCTAGCTGTTGGTGTAGTGGCAGAGCAAATTGTGCAAAGCAGAGGATTAGAAAATTTAGTGCTTGTAAGCTTAGCAAGAGCAGGTACACCGATTGGAATTTTAATAAAACGCTATATTGAAAAGCGCTATCAGGTGCAGATACCTCATTATTCTATTTCGATTTTGCGTGGTCGTGGTTTTGATACAGTAGCGATTCGTTATATATTAGCAAAGCATCCTTTAGGCTATCTTCAATTTATTGATGGCTGGACAGGTAAAGGTGCTATTACCAATGAATTACAACAATCTTGCAAAAAATTTAATGCCCTATATAACACACAGCTAAATGCTGATTTAGCTGTCTTAGCTGACCCTGGACATTGTGCGTCCATCTATGGTACGCGTGAGGATTTTCTCATTCCATCGGCATGTTTAAATTCAACGGTATCTGGATTAGTGAGCAGAACAGTATTAAATTTGCAGTTTATGGATAAGGATGATTTTCATGGTGCAAAATACTATAAGGAATTAGAGGCTGTAGATGTTTCAAATTTATATATAGAGCGTATTGTAGCCTGCTTTGAGGCAGTACAGGAAAACATTACATTACCACCACCCTTACCAATTACATGGGAGGGCATGCAATCGGTTGAAAGAATTCAACAAGATTTCGATATTGAAAATATTCATTTTATTAAGCCTGGTGTTGGAGAAACGACAAGAGTTTTACTGCGACGCATACCTTGGAAAATTTTAATTAATCCGCAGCATACGGTTGAACTGGAACATATTTTATTATTAGCACAGGAAAAAAATGTAGCCATTGAAGAATATACAAATATGTCTTATGCATGCTGTGGCTTAATCAAAGAATTATAG
- a CDS encoding phosphoribosyltransferase family protein, whose product MQQLMSRLNILPNYTIDIAISHNPYNFALTDLFKMAARINKKRQFLFVSTVLGKHLAVRPQVPLLTGSLLALMYHQHLTGQQADATPNVVAALKEGTRLENRMDGYVKLDETTLFIGFAETATALGHAVFNTFQSNAIYIHTTREVLPDLEPFVTFEEEHSHATSHRIYTEQPEAFMQAQRIVLIDDELTTGNTVINIIDTLRKKFPSVKHYAVLAILDWRSEQQQMVFQQLEQQWGITIDFLAIMCGHFSCNGTPSLTKRQPEIATDMAQEITLLPIQQTMEQKLYRSIAENGLVNQQPYLAATGRFMLTSEQHFQQKEALQAIGQQLTSLRTGGPALVIGTGEFMYIPMQIATYLGEDVYVQSTTRSPIYCTGEDSYTITEKLAFDSLENNGVTNYLYNVQSQPYSELFVMVERIAKKEVVAQAVAALQAVSTAKIYVICMHEWEVVAQ is encoded by the coding sequence ATGCAACAACTAATGAGTAGGCTTAATATTTTACCAAATTATACAATCGATATTGCAATCAGCCATAATCCTTATAATTTTGCTCTTACAGATTTATTTAAAATGGCAGCTCGTATCAATAAAAAAAGACAATTTTTATTTGTTAGTACCGTTCTTGGTAAGCATCTAGCTGTCCGTCCACAGGTGCCGTTATTAACAGGTAGTCTGTTAGCTCTTATGTATCATCAGCATCTTACAGGTCAACAAGCAGATGCTACACCAAACGTTGTGGCAGCTTTAAAAGAAGGCACGAGGCTGGAAAATAGAATGGATGGTTATGTAAAGCTAGATGAAACAACATTATTTATTGGCTTTGCTGAAACAGCGACTGCGCTAGGGCATGCCGTATTTAATACATTCCAATCAAATGCTATATATATTCATACAACACGTGAGGTGCTGCCTGATTTGGAGCCATTTGTAACATTTGAGGAAGAGCATTCACATGCGACAAGCCACCGAATCTATACAGAGCAGCCTGAAGCTTTTATGCAGGCACAGCGTATTGTGCTCATTGATGATGAGCTTACGACTGGCAACACGGTCATTAATATTATTGATACGTTACGCAAGAAATTCCCTTCCGTCAAGCACTATGCCGTGCTAGCTATTTTAGATTGGCGGTCTGAGCAGCAGCAAATGGTCTTTCAGCAATTAGAGCAGCAATGGGGCATTACGATTGATTTTCTAGCAATTATGTGTGGGCATTTTAGCTGCAATGGCACACCATCTTTAACAAAAAGGCAGCCTGAAATAGCAACAGATATGGCGCAAGAGATAACATTGTTACCTATTCAGCAAACTATGGAGCAGAAGCTTTATCGTTCGATTGCTGAAAATGGTCTTGTGAATCAGCAACCTTATCTAGCAGCTACAGGAAGGTTTATGCTAACATCAGAGCAGCATTTTCAACAAAAGGAAGCTTTGCAGGCAATTGGTCAGCAATTAACAAGCTTGCGAACAGGTGGCCCAGCACTTGTTATTGGAACAGGTGAGTTTATGTATATTCCTATGCAAATAGCCACCTACTTAGGTGAGGATGTTTATGTTCAATCAACAACACGTAGTCCAATTTATTGTACAGGTGAAGATAGCTATACAATTACAGAAAAACTAGCCTTTGATAGTCTGGAAAATAACGGTGTAACGAATTATTTATACAATGTGCAAAGTCAGCCATATTCGGAACTTTTCGTGATGGTGGAACGTATAGCAAAGAAAGAGGTTGTGGCGCAAGCAGTAGCAGCATTGCAAGCAGTCAGCACTGCAAAGATTTATGTAATTTGTATGCATGAGTGGGAGGTAGTAGCACAATGA
- a CDS encoding HpcH/HpaI aldolase/citrate lyase family protein — translation MQHFATDTKAIFYKKPQPFTKWETSDILAYALGATLYMPASKPNIVSLIQSQKYKELTSLVIDLEDAVGDAELQACEAKLIDDISELYTLYSDQQLLPQNLPLIFIRVRHPEQLRHLTTTLGKKQEILTGYVFPKFTATEGARYFELLEQTILEHNVTLYGMPILESREILYKESRLAALLAIKAILQQYQTRVLNVRIGATDFCGIYGIRRRIDSTIYDISVIRDCIADIVNILGREEDGFIISGPVWEYFSHPRVLKPALRVTPFSEKGALNTRKALLDECLDGLIKEVLMDKQNGIMGKTIIHPSHIRVVHALYAISYEEYLDALSIVENNDGHKGVMKSHYANKMNEFKPHMRWAKRILQQAHVYGVYHETVDFASLLLNSEIGGSMYATTNE, via the coding sequence ATGCAACATTTTGCAACAGACACCAAGGCAATTTTTTATAAGAAACCGCAGCCATTTACGAAATGGGAAACATCTGATATTTTGGCGTATGCCTTAGGGGCAACATTGTATATGCCTGCTTCCAAGCCAAATATTGTGAGCTTAATCCAATCTCAAAAATATAAAGAGCTAACTTCGCTTGTCATTGATTTAGAGGACGCTGTAGGAGATGCAGAATTGCAAGCTTGTGAAGCAAAGCTAATTGATGATATTAGTGAATTATATACACTCTATAGCGATCAACAGCTATTGCCACAAAACTTACCATTAATTTTTATACGGGTGCGTCATCCAGAGCAATTAAGGCATTTAACAACGACATTAGGTAAAAAGCAAGAAATACTAACAGGCTATGTGTTTCCAAAATTTACAGCCACGGAGGGAGCACGTTATTTTGAGCTGCTAGAACAAACAATTTTAGAACATAATGTAACTTTATACGGTATGCCCATTTTAGAAAGCCGTGAAATATTATATAAAGAATCTCGCCTGGCTGCATTATTAGCGATTAAAGCTATTTTGCAGCAATACCAGACGCGTGTCTTAAATGTGCGTATAGGTGCAACGGATTTCTGCGGGATATATGGGATTCGTCGAAGAATAGATTCGACCATTTATGATATTAGTGTTATTCGAGATTGTATTGCCGATATTGTTAATATTTTAGGACGTGAGGAGGACGGATTTATTATATCTGGACCTGTGTGGGAATATTTTAGTCATCCACGCGTTTTAAAGCCTGCGTTAAGAGTGACACCGTTTAGTGAGAAGGGAGCGCTCAATACTCGAAAAGCATTGCTCGATGAATGCTTAGATGGCTTAATAAAGGAAGTGTTAATGGATAAACAAAATGGCATTATGGGGAAAACGATTATTCATCCTAGTCATATTCGAGTTGTCCATGCACTTTATGCCATTTCATATGAGGAGTATTTAGATGCACTAAGTATTGTTGAAAATAATGATGGTCATAAAGGTGTGATGAAAAGTCATTATGCCAATAAAATGAATGAATTTAAACCACATATGAGATGGGCAAAGCGAATTTTACAACAGGCACATGTCTATGGTGTTTATCATGAAACTGTTGATTTTGCCTCATTATTATTAAATTCTGAAATAGGTGGTAGTATGTATGCAACAACTAATGAGTAG
- a CDS encoding TerD family protein: MAIQLSKGQRIDLTKQDPSLNSVGIGLGWDVKQFDGGQDFDLDASVFLLDASGKCRNEQDFIFYNNLSSADQSVVHTGDNRTGEGDGDDEKILVNLKQVSPQIEKIVVTVTIYDAEGRHQNFGQVLNAYVRLTNEESGAEVLRYDLGEDFSIETAVVFCELYRHNGEWKFAAVGSGYQGGLGALVNAYGLQ, from the coding sequence ATGGCTATACAATTAAGTAAAGGGCAACGTATTGATTTAACAAAGCAGGATCCAAGCCTCAATAGTGTTGGAATTGGCTTAGGCTGGGATGTTAAGCAATTTGATGGCGGACAAGACTTTGACCTTGATGCCTCTGTGTTTTTACTAGATGCATCAGGCAAATGTCGTAATGAGCAAGATTTTATCTTCTATAATAATTTATCAAGCGCTGACCAATCTGTTGTACATACGGGTGATAACCGTACAGGAGAAGGCGATGGGGACGATGAAAAAATTCTTGTCAACTTAAAGCAAGTATCTCCTCAAATTGAAAAAATTGTTGTAACAGTTACAATCTATGATGCAGAGGGTCGTCATCAAAACTTTGGACAAGTGCTAAATGCTTATGTTCGTCTGACAAATGAGGAGTCAGGAGCAGAGGTATTACGCTATGATTTAGGTGAAGATTTTAGCATTGAAACAGCCGTTGTATTTTGTGAGCTGTACCGTCATAATGGCGAATGGAAATTTGCAGCAGTAGGCTCAGGCTATCAAGGTGGGCTAGGGGCATTGGTTAATGCATACGGTCTGCAATAA
- a CDS encoding TerD family protein, translating into MAISLQKGQKVDLTKTNPGLTNVIVGLGWDTNKYDGGNDFDLDSSVFLLADTGKVADQNDFIFYNNTVGGNGSVEHSGDNLTGVGEGDDEVVKVALSQVPAHVQRLAFTVTIHDAETRNQNFGMVSNAYIRIVNASSNEELIRYDLGEDFSIETAIVVGELYRHNGEWKFNAIGAGYQGGLAALCNDYGLSVN; encoded by the coding sequence ATGGCTATTTCATTACAAAAAGGGCAAAAGGTAGATTTAACAAAAACAAATCCAGGGTTAACAAATGTAATTGTAGGTTTAGGTTGGGATACAAATAAATATGATGGCGGAAATGATTTTGATTTAGACTCATCTGTATTTTTACTTGCAGATACAGGTAAAGTAGCAGATCAAAATGACTTTATTTTCTACAATAATACAGTAGGCGGCAACGGTTCAGTAGAACACTCAGGTGACAATTTAACAGGTGTAGGAGAAGGCGATGATGAAGTTGTAAAGGTTGCATTATCACAAGTACCTGCGCATGTTCAACGATTAGCATTTACGGTAACAATTCATGATGCAGAAACACGCAATCAAAACTTTGGTATGGTTTCAAATGCCTACATTCGTATTGTGAATGCTTCCTCCAATGAAGAATTAATTCGCTACGACTTAGGTGAAGATTTCAGTATTGAAACAGCGATCGTTGTAGGTGAATTATACCGTCATAATGGAGAATGGAAATTTAATGCAATTGGTGCTGGCTACCAAGGTGGCTTAGCTGCTTTATGTAATGATTATGGCTTAAGTGTAAACTAA
- a CDS encoding TerD family protein, translated as MGINLQKGQRVDLTKGNAGLNKIKVGLGWDPVSQEKSGGFLGGLFSNRNSGSSRNIDCDASVLMLQNDKILAGDDVIYFGKLKSNCGSVQHSGDNLTGDGDGDDEVITIELSSVPAQYNKLAFVVNIYDAAGRNQHFGMIQNAYIRVYDDRTGNELIRYNLTDNYSNLTTLICGEIYRHNNDWKFAAVGTGTNDMKLGDVVRRYQ; from the coding sequence TTGGGGATTAATTTACAAAAAGGACAGCGTGTCGATTTAACAAAAGGAAATGCAGGGTTAAATAAAATCAAGGTAGGCTTAGGCTGGGACCCTGTTAGCCAAGAAAAAAGCGGTGGCTTCTTAGGCGGTTTATTTTCTAATAGAAATAGTGGCAGCAGTAGAAACATTGACTGTGATGCCTCTGTATTAATGCTACAAAATGATAAGATTTTAGCTGGTGATGATGTTATCTATTTTGGTAAGCTAAAAAGTAATTGTGGCTCTGTTCAGCATTCAGGCGATAATTTGACAGGGGATGGCGATGGTGATGATGAAGTAATTACAATTGAGCTATCGTCTGTGCCAGCACAATATAATAAGCTTGCGTTTGTTGTAAATATATATGACGCAGCAGGACGCAATCAACATTTTGGCATGATTCAAAATGCATATATTCGCGTATATGATGACAGAACTGGCAATGAATTAATTCGCTATAATTTAACAGATAACTATTCGAACTTAACGACGTTAATCTGTGGTGAAATTTACCGTCATAATAATGATTGGAAATTTGCAGCAGTTGGTACAGGCACAAATGATATGAAGCTTGGCGACGTTGTTCGAAGATATCAATAA
- the nikC gene encoding nickel transporter permease encodes MMTGAMDVKKETAPSRERVAGPWLEGWRSFKKSKISLLGAGIVIFFILLAIFGPLIAPQGINEQDLTKRLLAPSKEHWFGTDDFGRDIFSRVIHGARISLWVGFFAVILSVVIGSLLGIIAGYYGKWADTIISRIFDIMLAFPSILLAIAVVAVLGPSLQNALIAIAIINIPNFGRLIRSKVLSVKEEEYIVAAKAIGMRDSRILFSHILPNSITPIIVQGTLAIATAIIEAAALGFLGLGAQAPAPEWGKMLADARQFLLNAPWTMIFPGLAIMLTVLGFNLMGDGLRDALDPKMKS; translated from the coding sequence ATGATGACTGGAGCAATGGATGTAAAAAAGGAAACAGCGCCAAGTCGTGAGCGTGTGGCAGGCCCATGGCTAGAAGGGTGGCGTAGCTTCAAAAAAAGCAAAATCTCTCTATTAGGTGCAGGGATTGTTATATTTTTTATTTTACTTGCTATATTTGGCCCATTAATTGCACCGCAAGGTATTAATGAGCAAGATTTAACTAAACGCTTATTGGCACCATCTAAAGAGCATTGGTTTGGTACAGATGATTTTGGACGAGATATTTTCTCCAGAGTTATCCATGGTGCACGAATATCGCTATGGGTAGGATTTTTTGCAGTTATTTTATCTGTTGTTATAGGTAGCTTACTTGGAATTATCGCGGGTTATTATGGTAAGTGGGCAGATACAATTATTTCACGTATCTTTGATATTATGCTTGCCTTCCCTAGTATTTTATTAGCAATTGCAGTAGTAGCGGTGCTAGGCCCATCATTGCAAAATGCATTAATTGCAATAGCGATTATTAATATCCCAAACTTTGGGCGACTCATTCGCTCTAAAGTATTAAGTGTAAAAGAAGAAGAATATATTGTTGCAGCTAAAGCAATCGGTATGCGCGATTCAAGGATTTTATTTTCACATATTTTGCCGAATTCCATCACACCGATTATTGTACAGGGCACACTTGCTATTGCAACAGCGATTATTGAAGCAGCGGCACTTGGCTTCCTTGGGCTAGGCGCTCAGGCACCAGCACCAGAGTGGGGGAAAATGCTAGCAGATGCTCGCCAGTTTTTATTAAATGCTCCGTGGACAATGATTTTCCCAGGCTTGGCAATTATGCTGACAGTTCTAGGCTTTAACCTAATGGGTGATGGACTACGTGATGCGCTTGATCCAAAGATGAAAAGCTAG
- a CDS encoding ABC transporter permease, protein MLHYMGRRLLQLIPVLLGMTFIVFMLIRAIPGNPAQVILGQQATKEAVEALNASLGLDKPWYTQYFSYLAGIFQGDLGVSLRTRLPVAEEIFPYLAATAELALFAMIIAIIIGVNAGIISAWFQNSWFDYTAMIIALIGVSVPVFWLGLMEQWVFGNQLGWFPTSGREDVRNPINSITHFYLLDTLIQGRFDQFFEVLKRLILPGMALATIPMAIIARITRSSMLEVMRSDYVRTARAKGQKMFIVVYKHALKNAVIPVLTIIGLQTGLLLGGAILTETIFSWPGIGRYIYDAIGFRDYPVIQSGILVVAFIFIMINLIVDLLYTVIDPRIKYK, encoded by the coding sequence ATGCTTCACTATATGGGAAGACGTTTACTACAATTAATCCCAGTTTTGCTTGGAATGACTTTTATCGTCTTTATGTTGATCCGTGCTATTCCTGGAAATCCAGCACAAGTAATTTTAGGACAACAGGCAACGAAAGAGGCGGTCGAGGCATTAAACGCAAGTTTAGGATTAGATAAGCCTTGGTATACACAATATTTTAGTTATTTAGCAGGTATTTTTCAGGGGGATTTAGGCGTATCTTTACGAACAAGGCTGCCTGTAGCAGAAGAAATTTTTCCTTATTTAGCTGCTACAGCAGAGCTTGCACTATTTGCTATGATTATTGCCATTATTATTGGCGTGAATGCAGGGATTATTTCTGCATGGTTCCAAAATTCTTGGTTTGATTATACAGCGATGATTATTGCTTTAATCGGTGTATCGGTGCCAGTATTTTGGCTAGGTTTAATGGAGCAGTGGGTATTTGGAAATCAGCTTGGCTGGTTCCCAACCTCTGGACGAGAGGATGTTCGAAATCCGATCAATTCGATAACCCATTTTTATTTACTGGATACCCTTATACAAGGGCGCTTTGACCAATTTTTTGAAGTATTAAAAAGGCTTATCTTGCCAGGAATGGCGCTTGCAACAATTCCAATGGCGATTATTGCGAGAATTACAAGGTCTTCAATGCTAGAAGTAATGCGCTCTGATTATGTTCGAACAGCACGCGCAAAAGGACAAAAAATGTTTATTGTTGTTTATAAACACGCACTAAAAAATGCAGTAATTCCAGTATTAACGATTATCGGTTTGCAAACGGGATTGCTGCTAGGTGGCGCTATTTTAACAGAAACTATTTTTAGTTGGCCGGGAATTGGCCGCTATATTTATGACGCGATTGGCTTCAGGGATTATCCTGTTATTCAATCAGGTATTCTTGTCGTTGCATTTATTTTCATCATGATTAACTTAATCGTGGATTTACTTTATACAGTGATTGATCCGCGCATTAAATACAAATAG
- a CDS encoding ABC transporter substrate-binding protein: protein MKNKKFLTLGVMLLLILSTVLAACGGSESGDSGSKDSSSGGDSASSGGEKTLVYGRGGDSVALDPAVVTDGESFSITGNIYETLVSFGKEDMTINPGLAESWEPSEDGLTYTFKLKEGVKFHDGTDFNAEAVVKNVERWKSSTDKFPYFSSQFTVGGEQIIESVTAEDDYTVVFKLSQPQAPFLKNIAMSPFAIASPKAFEADDEGLSTNPVGTGPFKFVSWVRNDAITIEKNPDYHIEGLPKLDKVIYRSIPENSARLNELVAGNIDVADGINPSDRATIEGDANLQLIERPSMNIGYLGLTVTRPPFDNVKVRQAVNYAIDKQAIVDAFYEGLAEPAKNPMPPVIAGYNDEVTGYEYDPEKAKALLAEAGYDGKEIELWAMPVPRPYMPDGRKIAEAIQKNLEDVGIKSEIVSFEWATYLEKAQNGEADAFLLGWTGDNGDADNFLYTLLDADNIGSNNYTFYDNPELHKILVAAQTEIDEDKRNELYKQAQVIISEDAPWVPLAHSTPILGASAKVINYSAHPKGSDRLVEVDIQ, encoded by the coding sequence ATGAAGAACAAGAAGTTTTTAACTTTAGGCGTTATGCTGCTCCTTATTCTTTCCACAGTCTTAGCTGCATGCGGTGGCTCAGAGAGTGGAGATTCAGGCAGCAAGGATAGCTCGTCTGGTGGCGATTCAGCTAGCAGCGGTGGAGAAAAGACATTAGTATATGGTCGCGGAGGTGACTCTGTAGCACTAGATCCTGCCGTTGTAACAGATGGTGAATCGTTCTCGATTACAGGCAATATCTATGAAACATTAGTAAGCTTTGGTAAAGAGGATATGACAATCAACCCTGGTTTAGCAGAATCATGGGAGCCATCAGAGGATGGGCTAACTTATACATTTAAGCTAAAAGAAGGCGTGAAGTTCCATGATGGCACAGATTTCAATGCTGAAGCTGTTGTAAAGAACGTTGAACGCTGGAAATCAAGCACTGATAAATTCCCATACTTTAGCTCTCAATTTACAGTTGGTGGAGAGCAAATTATTGAATCTGTAACGGCTGAAGATGATTATACAGTTGTCTTCAAGCTAAGCCAGCCGCAAGCACCTTTCTTAAAAAATATTGCAATGTCTCCATTTGCGATTGCTTCTCCAAAAGCATTTGAAGCAGATGACGAAGGTTTATCAACAAATCCTGTAGGAACAGGTCCATTTAAGTTTGTAAGCTGGGTGCGTAATGATGCGATCACAATTGAGAAAAACCCAGATTACCATATTGAGGGCTTACCAAAATTAGATAAAGTTATTTATCGTTCAATTCCAGAAAACTCAGCACGCTTAAATGAATTAGTAGCAGGTAATATTGATGTTGCTGATGGTATTAATCCGTCTGATAGAGCAACAATTGAAGGCGATGCAAATTTACAATTAATCGAACGTCCTTCTATGAATATTGGTTATCTTGGTTTAACAGTGACACGCCCTCCATTTGATAATGTTAAGGTTCGTCAAGCAGTAAACTATGCAATTGATAAACAAGCAATTGTTGATGCATTTTATGAAGGGCTAGCAGAGCCTGCGAAAAACCCAATGCCACCAGTAATTGCTGGCTATAACGATGAAGTTACAGGCTATGAGTATGATCCAGAAAAGGCGAAAGCATTACTTGCTGAAGCGGGCTATGATGGTAAGGAAATTGAGCTATGGGCAATGCCTGTGCCACGTCCATATATGCCAGATGGTCGTAAAATTGCAGAGGCCATTCAAAAGAACTTAGAAGATGTTGGTATCAAGTCTGAGATTGTATCATTTGAATGGGCTACTTATTTAGAAAAAGCACAGAATGGTGAAGCTGATGCATTCTTACTTGGCTGGACAGGCGATAACGGAGATGCAGATAACTTCCTATACACATTATTAGATGCAGATAATATTGGTTCAAACAACTATACATTCTATGATAATCCAGAGCTACACAAAATTTTAGTAGCTGCTCAAACAGAAATTGATGAGGACAAGCGTAATGAGCTTTATAAGCAAGCTCAAGTTATCATCTCTGAAGACGCACCATGGGTTCCACTTGCTCACTCAACACCAATCTTAGGTGCTAGTGCGAAGGTTATTAACTATAGTGCACACCCTAAAGGCTCAGATCGTTTAGTAGAGGTAGATATACAATAG
- a CDS encoding ABC transporter ATP-binding protein → MSKVLLKVEGLKKYFPIRKGVLNKQVGYVKAVDDVSFEVFEGETLGIVGESGCGKSTTGRLLMRLLEPTEGKVEFAGQQISELSKDEMRKARRDIQMIFQDPYASLNPRHSIGKILEEPLIVHGMGSAKERKQKVLELLEIVGLNEYHIKRYPHQFSGGQRQRIGIARALMTNPRLIIADEPVSALDVSIQSQVLNLLQELQKDLKLTYIFISHDLGVVRHISNRVGVMYLGKLVELTASEDLYAEPLHPYTQALLASVPVPDPTFEREQIIISGDIPSASNPPSGCAFHPRCPFKKEQCSQVVPKMQEVKPGHYVACHLYEAMQH, encoded by the coding sequence GTGTCGAAAGTGTTATTGAAAGTTGAAGGCTTAAAAAAATATTTTCCGATTCGGAAAGGTGTTCTTAATAAGCAAGTTGGCTATGTAAAGGCAGTAGATGATGTTTCCTTTGAAGTATTTGAAGGAGAAACATTAGGAATTGTTGGTGAGTCAGGGTGTGGTAAATCAACAACAGGTCGTTTATTAATGCGCTTACTAGAGCCAACTGAAGGTAAAGTAGAATTCGCAGGGCAACAAATTTCAGAATTATCTAAAGATGAGATGAGGAAGGCACGTAGAGATATTCAAATGATTTTCCAAGACCCTTACGCTTCTCTAAATCCAAGACATAGCATTGGCAAAATACTAGAGGAGCCTCTTATTGTGCATGGAATGGGGAGTGCAAAAGAGCGTAAGCAAAAGGTATTGGAGCTACTGGAGATTGTTGGCTTAAATGAATATCATATTAAGCGCTATCCACATCAGTTTAGTGGTGGCCAAAGACAGCGTATTGGAATTGCCCGAGCTTTAATGACTAATCCACGTTTAATTATTGCGGACGAGCCAGTATCTGCATTAGATGTATCTATTCAATCACAAGTATTGAATTTATTACAGGAGCTGCAAAAAGATTTAAAGCTCACATATATTTTTATTTCTCATGATTTGGGTGTAGTACGTCATATTAGTAATCGTGTTGGTGTGATGTATTTAGGTAAATTAGTAGAGTTGACAGCGAGTGAGGATTTGTATGCTGAACCGCTGCATCCATATACACAGGCGCTTTTAGCCTCTGTTCCTGTTCCAGACCCTACGTTTGAACGAGAACAAATTATTATTTCCGGAGATATTCCAAGTGCATCAAATCCGCCAAGCGGGTGTGCATTCCATCCAAGATGTCCTTTTAAAAAGGAGCAATGTTCACAGGTTGTACCAAAAATGCAAGAAGTGAAACCGGGTCATTATGTTGCCTGCCACCTTTATGAGGCAATGCAACATTAA